In Thermodesulfobacteriota bacterium, one genomic interval encodes:
- a CDS encoding MerR family transcriptional regulator produces the protein MKLYSFRSLLEIVGVTPSFIKRLEEAEVLYPMEEGNEVFYTERDMRKLFLAKDLQEMGVNFAGIEVILEISDRMFNMKKETDDVIYKLFKYIDKNIGE, from the coding sequence ATGAAACTCTACTCATTTAGATCATTGTTGGAGATCGTAGGAGTAACTCCCAGCTTTATTAAACGGCTTGAAGAAGCTGAGGTACTATATCCAATGGAAGAAGGTAATGAAGTGTTTTACACCGAAAGAGACATGAGAAAGCTTTTCCTTGCCAAGGATCTCCAGGAAATGGGAGTTAACTTTGCGGGCATAGAAGTAATATTAGAGATAAGCGATCGAATGTTTAACATGAAAAAAGAAACCGATGATGTCATATATAAACTTTTCAAGTATATTGATAAGAACATCGGAGAATAA
- a CDS encoding DUF1844 domain-containing protein — protein sequence MGDEDKRRSKESGSLKLDFSNFVLSLNASALIHLGDIPDPQSRERLINFSAAKHTIEILEIIKSKTAGNLDGEEQKLLDDVLYNLRMKYVKDIGSEKK from the coding sequence ATGGGAGATGAAGACAAAAGAAGATCAAAGGAAAGCGGCTCATTGAAATTAGATTTCTCGAATTTTGTCCTCTCGCTTAATGCGTCAGCTCTAATACACCTTGGGGATATACCCGATCCTCAGTCCAGAGAACGATTGATTAATTTCTCCGCAGCGAAACATACAATTGAAATTCTGGAAATAATTAAGAGTAAGACTGCAGGCAACCTCGATGGAGAAGAGCAAAAACTCCTAGATGACGTACTTTATAACTTAAGAATGAAATACGTGAAAGACATCGGTTCTGAAAAAAAATAA